The Methylovirgula sp. 4M-Z18 genome window below encodes:
- a CDS encoding WGR domain-containing protein, translated as MRRFHTLVLQQTLFGDTSVVRTWGRIGTFGQSMMETFGQTHEAESEFCRLARTKRHRGYADVGSTENG; from the coding sequence ATGCGGCGGTTCCACACGCTTGTTCTCCAACAGACGCTGTTCGGTGACACTTCGGTGGTCCGCACCTGGGGCCGAATTGGCACATTCGGACAATCCATGATGGAGACCTTCGGTCAAACACACGAGGCCGAAAGTGAATTCTGTCGTCTCGCGCGCACAAAGCGGCATCGTGGATACGCGGACGTCGGCTCAACCGAAAACGGCTGA